A stretch of Faecalibacterium duncaniae DNA encodes these proteins:
- a CDS encoding MBL fold metallo-hydrolase RNA specificity domain-containing protein, with protein sequence MKLTFLGANHEVTGSCTLLEAAGQRYLIDCGMEQGKDVYENQPFPVAPGEIDGVLVTHAHIDHTGQLPLLVRNGFRGRIYATKPTTQLCSIMLRDSAHIQEFEAEWKNRKAKRAGAEPVEPMYTVQDAEAAMQLFRGMEYNTKIELAPGLVIRFIDVGHLLGSSSIEIWVTESGTTTKLVFSGDIGNQHQPIIKDPTTIRDADYVFMESTYGDRSHGPRPDYVGELSRILQRTFDRGGNVVIPSFAVGRTQELLYFIREIKKEGLVTGHGNFPVYIDSPLAIEATRIFKDTDPDCFDEDTRALLAQGIDPIQFPGLQVSVTSDESRMINADRVPKVIISASGMCEAGRIRHHLKHNLWRPECTILFVGYQAVGTLGRTLIDGAVNVKLFGETIDVQAEICQLTGLSGHADREGLLAWVNAFSPKPKRVFVIHGEDEVENIFAQTLTEQGFTACAPYNGEQWAIGAEGAVCLQEGSRVRLEHKPSEGASRAATVFQRLVSAGKRLLRVIEHNEGGANKDLAKFADQINALCDKWDR encoded by the coding sequence ATGAAGCTCACATTTTTGGGAGCCAACCACGAGGTCACGGGCAGCTGCACCCTGCTGGAAGCAGCTGGGCAGCGCTACCTCATCGACTGCGGCATGGAGCAGGGGAAGGATGTCTACGAAAACCAGCCCTTTCCTGTGGCACCGGGTGAAATTGACGGCGTGCTGGTGACCCATGCGCATATCGACCACACAGGCCAGCTGCCGCTGCTGGTGCGCAACGGCTTCCGGGGCAGGATCTATGCCACCAAGCCCACGACTCAGCTGTGCAGCATCATGCTGCGGGACTCTGCCCACATTCAGGAGTTTGAAGCTGAGTGGAAGAACCGCAAGGCGAAGCGTGCCGGTGCCGAGCCGGTGGAGCCGATGTACACAGTGCAGGATGCCGAGGCGGCCATGCAGCTGTTCCGGGGCATGGAGTATAACACTAAGATCGAGCTGGCCCCGGGCCTTGTGATCCGCTTCATCGATGTGGGCCATCTGCTGGGTTCGTCCAGCATCGAGATCTGGGTCACTGAGAGCGGCACCACCACCAAGCTGGTCTTTTCCGGAGACATCGGCAACCAGCATCAGCCCATCATCAAGGACCCGACAACGATCCGGGACGCGGACTATGTGTTTATGGAGTCTACGTATGGTGACCGCAGCCACGGTCCCCGCCCGGACTATGTGGGGGAGCTGAGCAGGATCCTGCAGCGCACCTTTGACCGGGGCGGCAATGTGGTCATCCCCAGCTTTGCGGTGGGCCGTACCCAGGAGCTGCTCTACTTTATCCGTGAAATCAAAAAAGAGGGGCTGGTCACCGGCCACGGCAATTTCCCGGTCTACATCGACAGCCCCCTTGCCATTGAGGCGACCCGCATCTTCAAAGATACCGACCCCGACTGCTTTGACGAGGATACCCGGGCGCTGCTGGCCCAGGGCATCGATCCCATCCAGTTCCCGGGGCTGCAGGTCAGCGTGACCAGCGATGAGTCCCGGATGATCAACGCCGACCGGGTGCCCAAGGTCATCATCTCGGCCAGCGGCATGTGCGAGGCAGGCCGCATCCGCCACCACCTCAAGCACAATCTGTGGCGGCCGGAGTGCACGATCCTTTTTGTGGGCTATCAGGCCGTGGGAACGCTGGGCCGCACCCTGATCGATGGTGCCGTCAATGTCAAGCTGTTCGGTGAGACCATCGATGTGCAGGCAGAGATCTGTCAGCTGACGGGCCTTTCGGGCCATGCCGACCGCGAGGGACTGCTGGCCTGGGTGAATGCGTTCAGCCCCAAGCCCAAGAGGGTGTTTGTCATCCATGGCGAGGACGAGGTGGAGAACATCTTTGCCCAGACCCTGACCGAGCAGGGCTTTACCGCCTGTGCCCCTTACAATGGGGAGCAGTGGGCCATTGGGGCCGAGGGTGCGGTCTGCCTGCAGGAAGGCTCCCGTGTCCGGCTGGAGCACAAGCCCAGTGAGGGCGCGTCCCGCGCCGCAACGGTGTTCCAGCGGCTGGTCAGCGCCGGCAAGCGGCTGCTCCGCGTCATCGAGCACAACGAGGGCGGGGCCAACAAGGATCTTGCCAAGTTTGCCGACCAGATCAACGCCCTGTGCGACAAGTGGGACAGATAA